One genomic segment of Candidatus Alcyoniella australis includes these proteins:
- a CDS encoding class I SAM-dependent methyltransferase, producing MANLIDLIGRLRQIAPASAADAVRRIAARRARPSPFEVAYRLPWGDARFGRRMVEVHLDQSTDRGTRKMERLLAEAHWIAHMAQIGQGSRVFEPACGPGLYLRQWARSGAAVFGADINRAALRYAAGLFDGLPRPCLMLADVQRIGLAANSLDCICYTYGEPSTWPPDELSQLVERFASWLRPGGTLILECCSDHGLRSDAGAFCDIVPRSVFCASPQVYCEELSWHRQSRSRLDRYWIIELPSGKLSEYSLAHRAYGPDELRAMLAHAGLEPRQVYGNLRGAQWTKMSDWTMAVAVRH from the coding sequence TGCGCCGCATTGCCGCTCGACGCGCGCGCCCCTCGCCGTTCGAGGTCGCCTACCGCCTGCCTTGGGGCGATGCGCGTTTCGGCCGTCGGATGGTCGAGGTACACCTCGACCAATCCACCGACCGCGGCACCAGAAAAATGGAGCGCTTGCTGGCCGAGGCCCACTGGATCGCGCACATGGCGCAGATCGGTCAAGGCTCGCGGGTATTCGAGCCCGCCTGCGGCCCGGGTCTATACCTGCGGCAATGGGCGCGGAGCGGCGCTGCGGTGTTCGGCGCGGATATCAACCGCGCGGCGTTGCGCTACGCCGCCGGGCTGTTCGACGGTCTGCCGCGTCCGTGTCTGATGTTGGCCGACGTGCAGCGCATCGGCCTGGCCGCGAACAGCCTGGATTGCATCTGCTACACCTACGGCGAGCCGAGCACCTGGCCGCCGGACGAGCTGTCGCAGCTGGTCGAGCGTTTCGCAAGCTGGCTGCGTCCCGGCGGCACGCTGATCCTCGAATGCTGCTCGGACCACGGGTTGCGCTCAGACGCCGGAGCGTTTTGCGATATCGTGCCGCGCAGCGTGTTCTGCGCAAGCCCGCAGGTCTACTGCGAGGAGCTTAGCTGGCACAGGCAAAGCCGTTCGCGGCTGGACCGCTACTGGATCATCGAGCTGCCCAGCGGCAAGCTCAGCGAATACAGCCTGGCTCACCGGGCATACGGCCCGGACGAGTTGCGCGCGATGCTGGCCCACGCCGGGCTCGAGCCGCGGCAGGTGTATGGCAATCTGCGCGGAGCGCAATGGACGAAAATGTCGGATTGGACCATGGCTGTGGCCGTTCGCCATTGA